In Leptolyngbya sp. O-77, the genomic window AGCGCAGAGCTACGCCAGGTGAACGCCGAGCGGAACGAACTGACGAATCAGATTGTCTTGCTTCAGCGAGAGCTAGAAGCACAGCGAAGTTCGGAAACGGCTGCTGAAGAAGAAACACAGAATCTTCGAGTTTTGTTGCAGGCAGCGCAAGCAGAGAAGACGGATCTAGACGCGCAGCTAGATGATCTGCGATCGCAGTTTGAACGCATTCAAGCTGAAAAGAATGACGTAGAGGGAGAACTGATATCGCTGCGATCGCGGCTCACGGAACTGGAAGGCTTGGAGTCAGAACTGCGAACGGAACTGGAAACCGCGCGATCGCAGGCTGCAAACGCTGAAGCAGTCATTTCTGAAACGGAAAACACTTTGTCAGCATTGCGCCTAGAGCTTGACGCTGAGAAGGCAACCCGAAGCGAGTTGGACGCAGAAGTGACGCTGCTGCGGGCCAGCGTAGCCGAAGCCACTCGCGTTCGGGCAGAGGAAGAGGCAGCGCGGGCAGAACTGTTGTTGCAAACCGAGGCGCTGGCAACCGAGCGGGATGCGCTTGGGGATGAGCTTGCGACCTTCCGCACTCGTGTAGAAGACCTTCAGAAAGAACTGGAGGCTGCACAAGCTGCCCATGCAGCGGAGCTTGTGACCCTGAGGGCCGAGTTGGATGCGTTCGTTAAGGAACAAACGGCCGCCCAGCAAGCCGCAGCTGCAGACCTAGAAGACCTGCAAGCCCGGTTAAACCATCTCATAGAGGAACGTGACGCGCTGGATTTAGAACTGGCCACAGTTCGCACTCAGCTTTCGGATGCCACTGCCGCAGGCGAAGCAGGGGCGCGAGAGTTAACGGAATTGCGAACTCAATTAGAGGCGATCGCCGCTGAGCGAGAAGCCGTAGTCTTACAACTTGCAACGCTGCAAACTCAGTTTGACGAAATAGTTGAGGAGCGGGAGGCACTGACGGCAGACCTAGCGAATCTCAACACCCAGGTAGCAGACAAAACGGCTGCACAGGAAACGCTAGAATCCGAACCGGCAGCCCTGCGAACGCAGTTGGGCAACATCACGAAAGAACGCAATGAGTTTGTAACTCAGCTTGATGAGTTGCGGGCCCATCTTGATGAGATTGCTGAACAGCGCTCTGCGTTTGAAGCTGAGCTGACTACACTACGTCCCCAGATGCAGAATCTAACCGCTGAACGGGATGCATTTGAGGCAGAAATTGCACCGCTTCGGGTGCAGCTAGACGCAATGACTCAAGAGCGCGATCGCCGTGAAGCTGAGCTATCTACACTGCGCTCTCAGATAAACGACATCACCCTGGAGAAGGATGCGTTTGAGGCAGAGAGCGCGATGCTTCGCGCACGACTGGATGAACTTGAGCATGAACGCAATACCTTTGAAGCAGATTTAACCGCGCTACAAGTTCAGTTCGATGAATTTGAAAGCGGACGAGAGGCGCTGGAATCAGAATTGAGCATACTGCGGACTCAGTTGAAAGCGGTTCAGGATGATGCGATAGGTGTAAAGGCTTCTCTCGAGTCAGAACTGGGAACGCTGCGAGAGCAATTAGTTCAAGTGACAAATGAACGAAACCAGTTTGAGACTGAGTTAGCCTCTACACAAAAACAGCAGGAAGATATTGCCCAGGAACATGAGCAAGAACGTCTGGCGCTACAGAAACGGATTGATGCCTTGCAAGAGCAGATTGCGACGGTGAGCGGCGATCGCACAACGATTGAAACAGAACTGGTCGCTCTCCGCGCTCGGCTAGAGGATACCGAGGTGGAATGGCGATCGCGCGTCCAGACGCTTGAAGCCGAGTCCGAAACGCTTCGACAAGCGCAGGCAGAAACCCAGGCTCAGCGAGAAGCGCTTCAGGCAGAACGAGACACTCTTGTGGCGGAGCTTGCCGAGGTGCGGTTGCAGTTAGAATCGCTGCCGCTGGCGCTGACGGCGGAGGCTGGTGAAACAGGAGCGAGTGCGGTAGGGGCGATCGCCCCTACGGACTCAGACACGTCTGGCATCGAGACTGAATCGCAGGGTCGCGAAATTGTCCAAGCAACAGGGCTGATTACTGACGCTCGGCGCGATCCGTTGCGCGATATCAGCGGCATCGGCCCGATTTACGAACAAAAGCTATTTAATGCGGGCATCTACACGTTTGCGGATCTGGCGGCGCTAACTCCAGAGCAGGTGCAAGCTATCATTCGCCCTGCGGCCTGGCAGCAGATTTTTCCCGCCCTATGGATTCAGGAAGCCGCTCGGCTGGCTCAAGGAGTAGACGTTCCCGCAGGCATCGACCATGACCCGCTGCGCGATATTAACGGCATCGGCCCAGTGTATGAGCAGAAGCTATTTGACGGCGGTATCTTTACCTTTACGGATTTGGCTGCTGCAACACCGGAGCAGTTGCGAACCTTGATTCAGCCGGAAAGCTGGCAGCGATTTGATCCGGAAGCGTGGATTGCCGAAGCGCAGGTGATTAGTGGGCGATCGCCCTCTCCCATTCCCGCTGAGATTCCCCGCGATCCGCTGCTGGATATCAACGGCATTGGCCCGGTATATGAGCAAAAGCTGTTTGCGGCCGGAATCACCACCTTTGCCGATCTGGCCGCCGCCACGCCGGAACGACTGCGAGAGATCCTCCAGCCGGAGCGATGGCAACGGTTTACGCCAGATGCCTGGATTGCCGAAGCAGCAGCACTCGCAGCGCGATCGCCCGAATCGCATCCCGACCGTGATCCGCTGTATGAAATTAACGGGATTGGCCCGGTTTATGAGCAAAAGCTGTTTGCCGCCGGAATCACCACGTTTGCAGCCTTGGCGGAAACCACCGAGGCACAGATTTTAGAAATCATTCAGCCCGCATCCTGGCAGCGTATTTTCCCGAACTTGTGGATTGAAGAGGCGCGAGAGCGATCGCACCAGTCAATCCAACCCCAGCCCGACCAAACAGCGTCTACTGAATCCACTGAAACTCCTGCTGAAGCCTCCGCTACTGAAACGCCTGCCCAAATAGAACCGCCAGCCGCCAGCCCAATTGCAAAGCCGCCTAGCAGTCCTCCACCCAAGTCCACGCCATCTCGGAAAAAGCCGCCCAGCAAGCGAGGCAAGCGCCGCTAAAACACGGGCGATCGCCCACGTTGGTTGTAGGGGTTCGTCACGTTTCTGCAATTGCCAAAGCAAACGGCACAGAATACGAGTTAAACCTCCCGATACGCTGCCCCGATGAATCTATCGGGGGCCCTGTAGCTGTATTGAGCCTGAATTACGGGCAAGTGTGCATGGTTCGCCGCTGCTGGAGTGCCGAGAGGGGGCTGTGACTTGAGGATTGGGGCGATCGCCTTGGCCCAAAACCTGACGCGGGCGACTCACGAGACACGAGAGTGTAGGCACATCAATGGTTTGTAGGCACATCAATGGTTTAAGGATTGACGACTGGGAAGCAGCAGGATCAATAAAAAAGAACAAAAAAAGACACGGTCTTTCGTTTGGAAAAACCGTGTGCTGGATTGGTGAAGTGAAACCGATTCGGAATGAAATCTGGAGGCTAGTGCGAACTTAAGGAAACTGCGTCAGGATATAGAGCAGCGCAAACAAGATGATCCAAATGATGTCTACAAAGTGCCAGTAGATTTCTGCCATCTCTACGCCCGTGTGCTTGTGGTCAGAATAGTGACCCGCACGGCGCGATCGCCACAGCACGCCTAAAATCAGCACCAGCCCAATGAAGACGTGCAGCCCGTGAAAGCCCGTCATCAGGTAAAAGCAATTGGCAAAGATATTTGTTTTGAGTCCATAGCCCAGCGTCGCATATTCG contains:
- a CDS encoding helix-hairpin-helix domain-containing protein: MSQNFGFWANRFASAGLAASGLLLVLLGMMPAGMAAPNTVGRDVQPDVADLQAVNPEPATLIRIDGARDLLPLNRALKQQLEAESPSLRVEVQANGTEAGLAALKRGEVDLVALERSLTPDELAQGFKALWLDQAQIAVIVGEDNPFKGHLTVPQFEQILRGEITNWTQVGGPDRPIRLIDRPATSETRAVLQQYGLVPPGVPPAAVNRVLLKTDDTAEVIAKLGKDGIGYAIADQLTQQTKARVVKLAVSQAVLPTDARYPLEQVGAIAYRPGSPASAVVQNLTSSPDGQALLSEAKRAIALDAGSRKTVAIAPGEVVPGGRGIGSLLKWVLLPLLVLGGLLTLVQTVLARQARQRNRALSAAEQAGSFGRSPDFAPTRPAATVAKTMTNSAQVRIPNNTAWTSVADAGVIEDSPDVEQETEAAEEQIDDIDIIPQIDAEQNSIDSEAGTAEFPESELNLELENESLLESNADVTVTDVDTDVDTVDAKASDAEVIDEVEDKPEPESEAVIEPDAEELDVELLTENTPLAEGDRASLTTEQERIEEHENEPNTPIDEPTGEFTSEEVQTALVTGLALSRALTGEPKQVSSIVETLRSEKQTLELELEALRSRLQDADTRQIELEAALETARAEQSERTADLDELRQALAGVTQEKESYWQALSGFYAAFVGESLNPGERVDFAQLRPQIELRQADLAALHDQLETSQREREAIAADLEAASAELRQVNAERNELTNQIVLLQRELEAQRSSETAAEEETQNLRVLLQAAQAEKTDLDAQLDDLRSQFERIQAEKNDVEGELISLRSRLTELEGLESELRTELETARSQAANAEAVISETENTLSALRLELDAEKATRSELDAEVTLLRASVAEATRVRAEEEAARAELLLQTEALATERDALGDELATFRTRVEDLQKELEAAQAAHAAELVTLRAELDAFVKEQTAAQQAAAADLEDLQARLNHLIEERDALDLELATVRTQLSDATAAGEAGARELTELRTQLEAIAAEREAVVLQLATLQTQFDEIVEEREALTADLANLNTQVADKTAAQETLESEPAALRTQLGNITKERNEFVTQLDELRAHLDEIAEQRSAFEAELTTLRPQMQNLTAERDAFEAEIAPLRVQLDAMTQERDRREAELSTLRSQINDITLEKDAFEAESAMLRARLDELEHERNTFEADLTALQVQFDEFESGREALESELSILRTQLKAVQDDAIGVKASLESELGTLREQLVQVTNERNQFETELASTQKQQEDIAQEHEQERLALQKRIDALQEQIATVSGDRTTIETELVALRARLEDTEVEWRSRVQTLEAESETLRQAQAETQAQREALQAERDTLVAELAEVRLQLESLPLALTAEAGETGASAVGAIAPTDSDTSGIETESQGREIVQATGLITDARRDPLRDISGIGPIYEQKLFNAGIYTFADLAALTPEQVQAIIRPAAWQQIFPALWIQEAARLAQGVDVPAGIDHDPLRDINGIGPVYEQKLFDGGIFTFTDLAAATPEQLRTLIQPESWQRFDPEAWIAEAQVISGRSPSPIPAEIPRDPLLDINGIGPVYEQKLFAAGITTFADLAAATPERLREILQPERWQRFTPDAWIAEAAALAARSPESHPDRDPLYEINGIGPVYEQKLFAAGITTFAALAETTEAQILEIIQPASWQRIFPNLWIEEARERSHQSIQPQPDQTASTESTETPAEASATETPAQIEPPAASPIAKPPSSPPPKSTPSRKKPPSKRGKRR